The following coding sequences lie in one Micromonospora sp. R77 genomic window:
- a CDS encoding AAA family ATPase, producing the protein MKDMVRSRPKLVVVSGPPGAGKTVLAHRLARRIGCPAICRDEIKEGMVHAAGDFTAAPSDELSRRTLPTFFRVLELLLSAGVTTVAEAAFQDRLWRPHLRPLVGLADLRIVHCRVPAAVARERIRQRWHESPTRRAHTDTHGDEPHRHAAGHDSYDRVRLDVPELEVDTSDGYRPGLDEIVAFVNARR; encoded by the coding sequence ATGAAGGACATGGTGCGGAGTCGACCGAAGCTCGTCGTCGTCAGCGGTCCGCCCGGCGCGGGCAAGACCGTGCTCGCCCACCGACTCGCCCGGAGGATCGGCTGTCCGGCGATCTGCCGAGACGAGATCAAGGAGGGCATGGTCCACGCGGCCGGTGACTTCACCGCCGCGCCGAGCGACGAGTTGAGCCGCCGGACGTTGCCGACCTTCTTCCGGGTGCTGGAACTGCTGCTGTCCGCAGGGGTCACCACGGTGGCCGAGGCGGCCTTCCAGGACCGGCTCTGGCGCCCCCACCTGCGGCCCCTGGTCGGGCTCGCCGACCTCCGGATCGTCCACTGCCGAGTGCCGGCCGCGGTCGCCCGGGAGCGGATCCGGCAGCGCTGGCACGAGAGCCCGACCCGCCGCGCGCACACCGACACCCACGGGGACGAGCCGCATCGGCATGCCGCCGGCCACGACAGCTACGACCGGGTACGGCTCGACGTCCCCGAACTGGAGGTGGACACCAGCGACGGCTACCGGCCGGGCCTCGACGAGATCGTCGCCTTCGTGAACGCCCGACGGTGA